From the genome of Streptomyces sp. NBC_01341, one region includes:
- a CDS encoding tetratricopeptide repeat protein, with protein MQPRNMSMSGVVDLAAVKAAGEAKAKAEHARAESARQGGTGAVSPASLVIDVDEAGFETEVLQRSTEVPVVIDFWAEWCEPCKQLGPLLERLAVEYNGRFLLAKVDVDANQMLMQQFGIQGIPAVFAVVAGQALPLFQGAAPESQIRQTLDQLIQVGEERFGLTGIVVDAEAGAGDAEAVPAEVPAGPYDALLESAAQALDANDFDGAVQAYRSVLADDPLNTEAKLGLAQADLLGRVAGMDPQQVRKAAAENPADPASQMDAADLDLVGGHVEDAFGRLVETVRRNFGDDRDAVRVRLLELFEVIGPDDPRVVAARTALARVLF; from the coding sequence ATGCAGCCTAGGAACATGTCCATGAGCGGCGTCGTCGACCTCGCCGCTGTGAAGGCGGCCGGCGAGGCCAAGGCGAAGGCGGAGCACGCCCGCGCGGAGTCCGCCCGGCAGGGTGGGACCGGCGCCGTGTCCCCCGCCTCCCTGGTGATCGACGTCGATGAGGCGGGCTTCGAGACCGAGGTCCTCCAGCGCTCCACCGAAGTCCCGGTCGTCATCGACTTCTGGGCCGAGTGGTGCGAACCCTGCAAGCAGCTCGGCCCGCTCCTGGAGCGGCTCGCCGTCGAGTACAACGGCCGCTTCCTGCTGGCCAAGGTCGACGTCGACGCCAACCAGATGCTGATGCAGCAGTTCGGCATCCAGGGCATCCCGGCGGTCTTCGCCGTGGTGGCCGGACAGGCCCTCCCGCTCTTCCAGGGTGCGGCGCCGGAGAGCCAGATCCGTCAGACGCTCGACCAGCTGATCCAGGTCGGCGAGGAGCGGTTCGGCCTCACCGGGATCGTCGTCGACGCGGAGGCCGGGGCCGGTGACGCGGAGGCCGTCCCCGCCGAGGTGCCCGCGGGGCCGTACGACGCGCTGCTGGAGAGCGCCGCGCAGGCGCTGGACGCCAACGACTTCGACGGCGCGGTCCAGGCGTACCGGAGTGTCCTGGCCGACGATCCGCTGAACACCGAGGCGAAGCTGGGGCTGGCCCAGGCCGATCTGCTGGGCCGGGTGGCGGGCATGGACCCGCAGCAGGTCCGCAAGGCGGCCGCCGAGAACCCGGCCGATCCGGCCTCGCAGATGGACGCCGCCGATCTCGACCTCGTCGGCGGTCACGTCGAGGACGCCTTCGGGCGGCTCGTCGAGACGGTCCGCCGTAATTTCGGTGACGACCGCGACGCGGTACGGGTGCGGCTCCTGGAGCTCTTCGAGGTGATCGGCCCCGACGACCCGCGTGTCGTCGCGGCCCGGACCGCCCTGGCACGGGTCTTGTTCTGA
- a CDS encoding TetR/AcrR family transcriptional regulator, translating to MLSRSPTEPARSGRPRSAEADAAILEATRASLVDLGWSKLTMGDVASRAGVAKTTLYRRWAGKNELVVDAVAVLFDELELPDLGSLSADVEAVVLQFAALLERPETRTALMAVVAESTRDEALRDRIRNSIVARQKRLVLQGRERAEERGELPLEPDPEVAARTADLIFDVIAGAVVHRALVSAEPVDADWARRFTLLLLSGLGAAASREG from the coding sequence ATGCTGAGCCGCAGCCCGACCGAACCCGCCCGATCCGGACGTCCCCGCAGCGCCGAGGCCGACGCCGCGATCCTGGAGGCGACCCGCGCGTCGCTGGTCGACCTCGGCTGGTCGAAGCTGACCATGGGCGACGTGGCGTCGCGGGCAGGGGTCGCCAAGACGACCCTCTACCGCCGCTGGGCGGGCAAGAACGAACTGGTCGTGGACGCGGTCGCCGTGCTCTTCGACGAACTGGAGCTGCCCGATCTGGGCAGCCTGTCGGCCGATGTGGAGGCAGTGGTGCTGCAGTTCGCCGCCCTGCTGGAGCGGCCCGAGACCAGGACGGCGCTGATGGCGGTCGTCGCGGAGTCCACCCGCGACGAGGCCCTGCGGGACCGTATACGGAACTCGATCGTCGCCCGGCAGAAGCGGCTGGTCCTGCAGGGGCGTGAGCGGGCGGAGGAGCGCGGGGAACTGCCCCTGGAGCCCGACCCGGAGGTGGCGGCCCGCACCGCCGACCTGATCTTCGACGTCATCGCGGGCGCGGTGGTGCACCGCGCCCTGGTGAGCGCCGAGCCCGTCGATGCCGACTGGGCCCGGCGCTTCACCCTGCTGCTGCTCTCGGGACTGGGAGCGGCGGCCTCGCGGGAGGGCTGA